One Candidatus Paceibacterota bacterium genomic region harbors:
- the groL gene encoding chaperonin GroEL (60 kDa chaperone family; promotes refolding of misfolded polypeptides especially under stressful conditions; forms two stacked rings of heptamers to form a barrel-shaped 14mer; ends can be capped by GroES; misfolded proteins enter the barrel where they are refolded when GroES binds): MSKQIIYGEDARKALKRGVDKVANAVKITIGPKGRNVVIDKGYGAPSITNDGVTIAKEISLADKVENMGAEIVKDVANKANDIAGDGTTTAVVLTQAIVEEGFKRISLGVNAMGVRTGIEHAAKAVVAALSEMAKPIKNKQEIIQVATVSAESEEFGKIIADAIEKVGKDGVVTVEESQSFEVESEVVEGLQFDKGYASPYLITNAERMEAEYADPYILITDKKISSIKDILPVLEKIAGIGKKDLVIIAEDVDGEALTTLVLNKIRGSFNSLAIKAPGYGDRKKEMLEDIAVITGGKVITEELGIKLDSAGLEMLGRARKVVSTKDNTTIVGGKGKKADIEARVAQLRGQLAKTESSFDKEKIQERLGKLSGGVAVIKVGAATEAEMKYKKLKVEDAVEATKAAIEEGIVPGGGVALIRAMAKVEVAGVRSPKADIKHEFDAGVAVLLSALHAPLKQIAINAGKEDGSVIVDRVKNAKGNEGYDANKDAIVKDMIADGIIDPVKVTRTALEHAASAAAILLTTEVAITDEPEKNPPAGGPMGGGLPGGMGGMDY; the protein is encoded by the coding sequence ATGTCTAAACAAATAATTTATGGTGAAGATGCACGCAAAGCGCTGAAGCGCGGTGTAGACAAAGTCGCCAACGCGGTCAAAATTACTATCGGCCCGAAGGGCAGGAATGTGGTGATTGATAAGGGCTATGGCGCGCCGTCTATTACCAATGATGGCGTAACGATTGCAAAAGAAATTTCTCTAGCCGATAAAGTCGAGAATATGGGTGCGGAGATTGTGAAAGACGTTGCTAACAAGGCGAACGACATTGCCGGCGACGGTACGACAACAGCAGTAGTACTTACGCAAGCTATCGTTGAAGAGGGCTTCAAAAGAATTTCTCTCGGCGTGAACGCAATGGGTGTGCGCACGGGCATCGAACACGCGGCCAAGGCGGTCGTGGCAGCCCTTTCCGAAATGGCCAAGCCCATTAAAAACAAACAAGAGATTATACAAGTGGCGACCGTCTCGGCTGAGTCGGAGGAGTTCGGCAAAATCATTGCCGACGCTATCGAGAAGGTGGGCAAGGACGGTGTCGTGACGGTAGAAGAATCACAGTCATTCGAAGTGGAGTCGGAAGTGGTAGAAGGTTTGCAATTTGATAAAGGCTACGCCTCACCCTATCTCATTACGAATGCCGAAAGAATGGAGGCGGAATATGCAGATCCGTATATTCTCATTACAGATAAAAAGATTTCGAGTATCAAAGATATTTTGCCCGTGCTTGAGAAAATTGCCGGCATTGGTAAGAAAGATCTCGTTATTATCGCCGAAGATGTTGACGGTGAGGCATTGACGACGCTCGTCTTGAACAAAATCCGTGGCTCGTTCAACTCATTGGCAATAAAAGCGCCAGGTTATGGTGATAGAAAGAAAGAGATGTTAGAAGATATTGCAGTAATTACAGGAGGCAAAGTTATTACAGAAGAATTGGGTATTAAACTCGATAGTGCAGGACTAGAGATGCTCGGCCGTGCCCGCAAAGTGGTCTCGACGAAAGACAACACGACCATCGTTGGCGGTAAGGGCAAGAAGGCTGACATCGAAGCACGCGTAGCACAGCTCCGCGGCCAGCTCGCAAAAACAGAAAGCTCATTTGATAAAGAGAAAATTCAAGAAAGACTTGGTAAGCTGTCGGGCGGTGTGGCTGTTATCAAAGTCGGTGCCGCGACCGAGGCCGAAATGAAGTATAAGAAATTGAAAGTTGAGGATGCTGTCGAAGCGACCAAGGCGGCTATCGAAGAGGGAATTGTACCGGGCGGCGGAGTCGCCCTCATCCGCGCAATGGCGAAGGTAGAGGTAGCCGGCGTGCGCTCACCCAAGGCTGATATTAAACATGAGTTCGATGCGGGCGTTGCCGTATTACTTTCTGCATTACACGCACCGCTTAAGCAAATTGCAATCAACGCCGGCAAGGAAGATGGTTCGGTCATCGTCGACCGCGTTAAAAATGCGAAAGGTAACGAAGGTTACGATGCGAACAAAGATGCGATTGTGAAAGATATGATTGCCGATGGCATCATTGACCCTGTTAAGGTTACGCGCACCGCGCTCGAACACGCGGCATCGGCGGCGGCAATCTTGCTCACGACCGAAGTTGCCATCACCGACGAACCAGAAAAGAATCCGCCAGCCGGCGGACCAATGGGCGGCGGTCTGCCCGGCGGCATGGGCGGGATGGATTACTAG
- a CDS encoding co-chaperone GroES, whose product MAKKLSVRPLADRVIVEPLAEHERGALTKSGIFIPETAEKERAEQGVIVAIGPGKRDENGKILPMNVKVGEKVMFAKYGSEEFKIGGKEYLVLSESSISLVFEN is encoded by the coding sequence ATGGCAAAAAAACTAAGCGTGCGACCTTTGGCTGATCGCGTTATCGTAGAGCCTCTAGCAGAACATGAGCGAGGCGCTCTTACGAAGAGCGGGATTTTTATACCGGAGACGGCAGAAAAAGAACGTGCCGAGCAGGGCGTTATCGTGGCCATTGGCCCGGGCAAACGCGATGAGAATGGCAAAATCCTACCAATGAACGTAAAGGTTGGCGAGAAGGTGATGTTTGCAAAATACGGATCCGAAGAATTTAAAATCGGGGGAAAGGAGTACTTAGTTCTCTCCGAGTCTAGTATTTCATTAGTTTTTGAAAACTAA